Part of the Mycolicibacterium mengxianglii genome is shown below.
ACCTGGTGCTGGGCATCCAGACCGCCACTTCGGGGCCGGTCAGCGACTACACCGGCATGGACGTCTACTACCAGTCGATCCGCCACGCCGCCGGCGAGAAGCACGACCGCCTGACCATTCACGACTATCTGTGGCGCTGGGACACCGACTGGTTCTGGTGTTCACGGGCGTTCGGGGCGCAGGACCCGCGGATCCGCCGGTTCTGGCCGCGACGGTTCCGTCGCAGCAGCGTCTACTGGAAGTTGATCGGCTACGACCAGCGCTTCGACATTGCCGACCGGATCGAGAAGCGCAATGGCAGGCCCGCACGCGAACGCGTCGTGCAGGACATCGAAGTGCCCATCGAACGTACCGCCGAGTTCATCGACTGGTTCCTGGAGACGGTGCCGATAGAGCCGATCTGGTTGTGTCCATTGCGCTTACGCAGCAACGAAAGCTGGCCACTGTATCCGATCCGGGCCGGGCACACCTACGTCAACGTCGGCTTCTGGTCGTCGGTGCCGGTGGGGCCCGACGAGGGTCATACCAATAGACTGATCGAACAGAAGGTCAGCGATCTCGAAGGACACAAGTCGTTGTATTCGGACGCGTATTACTCCCCAGAAGAGTTCGACGAACTCTACGGCGGCGAGGCCTACAAGACGGTCAAGAAAGCCTACGACCCGGATTCACGGCTCCTCGATTTGTATGCGAAGGCGGTGCAACGACGATGACCACATTCAAAGACCCTGCCCCGGCCGGGCACGGTAAGCTCAGCCTCGCCGAGATCCTCGAAATGCTCACCGCCAGTGGCGACTTCCCGTTGAAGTTCACCGCTTACGACGGCAGCAGCGCCGGGCCCGACGACGCGAAGCTCGGGCTGGACCTGCTGACTCCGCGCGGTACCACCTATTTGGCCACCGCACCCGGCGACCTGGGCCTGGCACGGGCCTACGTCTCCGGTGACCTCGGCATCCACGGCGCGCACCCCGGCGATCCCTACGAAATATTGCGGGCGCTGACGGACAAGCTCGACTTCAAGCGGCCCCCGGCCCGCATGCTGGCCACCATCATCCGCTCGATCGGGATCGAACGCCTCAAGCCGATCGCGCCGCCGCCGCAGGAGGCACTGCCACGCTGGCGGCGGGTAGCGGAGGGTCTACGGCACAGCAAGTCCCGCGATGCCGAAGCCATTCACCATCACTATGACGTGTCGAACGCCTTCTATGAGTTGGTTCTCGGCCCGTCGATGACCTACACCTGCGCGTGTTATCCCCAGGCCGAAGCCACGCTCGAAGAGGCCCAGGAGAACAAGTACCGCTTGGTGTTCGAGAAGCTGCGGCTCAAACCGGGTGATCGACTGCTCGACGTCGGTTGCGGCTGGGGCGGCATGGTGCGCTACGCGGCCCGCCACGGTGTCAAGGCCGTCGGGGTCACGCTCTCGGCCGAGCAGGCCGGCTGGGCCCAGAAAGCGATCGCCGACGCGGGCTTGTCGGATCTGGCCGAGGTACGCCACGGCGACTATCGCGACGTCCAGGAGTCCCAGTTCGACGCGGTGTCCTCCATCGGCCTCACCGAACACATCGGCGTACACAACTACCCGTCGTATTTTGGTTTCCTGCAGTCGAAGCTGCGCACCGGGGGCCTGCTGCTCAACCATTGCATCACCCGGCCGGACAACCGTGCCACGGCGACTGCCGGCGGCTTCATCGACCGGTATGTGTTTCCCGACGGCGAGCTCACCGGGTCTGGCCGCATCATCACCGATGCCCAGAACGTCGGGCTGGAAGTGGTGCACGAGGAGAACCTGCGCCACCACTACGCGATGACGCTGCGCGACTGGTGCCGCAATTTGGTCGAGAACTGGGACGAGGCCGTCGCCGAGGTAGGCCTGGCCACCGCAAAGGTGTGGGGGCTCTACATGGCAGGCTCGCGGGTGGGCTTCGAAACCAATGTGGTTCAGCTGCACCAGGTTCTGGCAGTCAAGTTGGATGCCAAGGGGTTCGACGGCGGGCTGCCGCTGCGCCCGTGGTGGACCCCCTAGCAGTCTGGCGCTAGCCGTCGATCTTGCGGGCGCCCAGCTCGCTCTGCAGCAGTTCCAGAGCGACTTCCTCGGGATCCCGCCGCGGCACCGACACCGTGTCGGCGGCCTCGGCCAGCATCGCGTCCTCTTCGGCACGCTCCGCAGCCTGGTGATCGGGCTGCGGCTCGACGGGCGCGGACGCGGCCGCGGGTGCTGCCGGCGTCGTCCCGGCACCGCCCGGTTCGCACCGGACCCGCCAGTTCACCCCCAGCGCATCCTTGAGCGCTTCACGGATGACGTCGCTATTGCGTTGCTCGCAGAGCCTTTTCGCCAACGGCGCCGACTCGTGTGACAGCACCAGGGTGTCGCCCTCCACAGCACGAACCGTCGCGCCGGTGAGCATCACCTCGGTGGTACGACTGCGTTGGCGCACCTTCTCCCGCACTGTGGTCCACATACTGCGCACCGCCGCGGCATCGGGTTCACCGGCGGCGGCCGGCGCAGCCGGTACCGACGGCGCCGGAGTCGGTGGTGCCGGAGTCGGTGGGGCGGGAGTCGGTGGAGCCGGAGCGGGCGCTGCGGCAGCCGGCGCAGGCGGCGGCGCGGCAACCGGCGGCGCAGGCTCGGGTCGGGGCGGCGGTGCGACCGGCGCCGGGGGTGCCGGGGTCGGCGGCGCCTGCACCACCGGGGGTTGCGGCTTGGGCGCGGGAGCGGCTTCGGGCTCGGCCGCCACACTCCTGCGGACGAACTGCTTGCCACCCGCGCCCGCCGCCTGCCCGGCGG
Proteins encoded:
- a CDS encoding FAD-binding oxidoreductase, encoding MAVPVAEACSAHSAGVERLLASYRAIPSTATVRLAKPTSNLFRARAKTNAPGLDTSGLTGVIAVDAEARTADVAGMCTYEDLVAATLPYGLSPLVVPQLKTITLGGAVTGLGIESTSFRNGLPHESVLEMDILTGSGEVITASREQHADLFRAFPNSYGTLGYSVRLRIELEQVKPFVALRHLRFGSTTDLVAAMDRIIETGGYNGDRVDYLDGVVFSADESYLVLGIQTATSGPVSDYTGMDVYYQSIRHAAGEKHDRLTIHDYLWRWDTDWFWCSRAFGAQDPRIRRFWPRRFRRSSVYWKLIGYDQRFDIADRIEKRNGRPARERVVQDIEVPIERTAEFIDWFLETVPIEPIWLCPLRLRSNESWPLYPIRAGHTYVNVGFWSSVPVGPDEGHTNRLIEQKVSDLEGHKSLYSDAYYSPEEFDELYGGEAYKTVKKAYDPDSRLLDLYAKAVQRR
- a CDS encoding class I SAM-dependent methyltransferase, with translation MTTFKDPAPAGHGKLSLAEILEMLTASGDFPLKFTAYDGSSAGPDDAKLGLDLLTPRGTTYLATAPGDLGLARAYVSGDLGIHGAHPGDPYEILRALTDKLDFKRPPARMLATIIRSIGIERLKPIAPPPQEALPRWRRVAEGLRHSKSRDAEAIHHHYDVSNAFYELVLGPSMTYTCACYPQAEATLEEAQENKYRLVFEKLRLKPGDRLLDVGCGWGGMVRYAARHGVKAVGVTLSAEQAGWAQKAIADAGLSDLAEVRHGDYRDVQESQFDAVSSIGLTEHIGVHNYPSYFGFLQSKLRTGGLLLNHCITRPDNRATATAGGFIDRYVFPDGELTGSGRIITDAQNVGLEVVHEENLRHHYAMTLRDWCRNLVENWDEAVAEVGLATAKVWGLYMAGSRVGFETNVVQLHQVLAVKLDAKGFDGGLPLRPWWTP